In Gossypium raimondii isolate GPD5lz chromosome 12, ASM2569854v1, whole genome shotgun sequence, a single window of DNA contains:
- the LOC105762011 gene encoding uncharacterized protein LOC105762011: MPPGSFTTWTGLHKGFLEKFFPASRIGSIRKEICGIKQLVGESLYEYWERFKRLCASCPQHQISEQLLVQYFYEGLTPQDRRMIDAASGSALVDKTPEQARNLIANMAQILSNSVSGGHTIDMCPTLQEGEANAVFPNQRSIYDGVQLGSLKETGLIIQLADRSNAYPDGVLEDVLVQVNELVFLADFYGLDMGPNDNSIDVPLLLGRPFLKTARTKIDVHKGNLTMEFDGEIIKFNIFDAMRYPTDINSVFALDVIDKFVQDVYELGEDDELKSVLAKSIFYIDEHEFIISDSLINSVCALASPQLTRFKPIFPSLTVTDKQIPSLISPPKLELKELPENLKYIFLGENRTLPLIVSNALTEIQESKLLRVLTEHKEAFGWTLADIRGLSTTLCTHKIALEPNSVPKRDPQRRLNPPMMEVIYRYPSHLRIKRRPLSLAHLELMPSRECLSDCAMHQPRSNECLHHFVLVLRRCIETNLILNFEKCHLMVKKGVVLGHVVSAKGLEVDQDKVEVIKNLPYPSKDVTFEFNENCKKSFDELKQNLITAPIIQGPNYALPFEILCDASDKAIGAALGQRNGRQSYIIRYASELLNPAQCNYTTTEKELYAIVFALKKFRAYLLGVKIVVFSDHSALKYLLHKKEAKPRLIRWILLLQEFDLEIKDKKGKENLVADHLSRIKTGVLRNEPSDLFPDERLYSMSCVLPWYADIVNYLVTKEFTTNAPRHLREKIRSQARFYLWEEPYLWRFCSDQIIRRCVDDSEIGSVLNFCHSREGGRHFGPKRTAHKILEWVILADYS; this comes from the exons ATGCCGCCGGGTTCATTCACGACTTGGACGGGGTTACATAAAGGTTTTCTAGAGAAGTTCTTTCCGGCATCAAGGATAGGGTCAATTAGGAAAGAAATTTGTGGAATTAAGCAGCTGGTAGGTGAATCATTATATGAGTATTGGGAAAGATTTAAACGGTTATGTGCAAGTTGTCCACAGCATCAGATTAGTGAACAGCTTTTAGTGCAATACTTTTATGAGgggttgacgccacaagatCGAAGAATGATTGATGCAGCAAGTGGAAGTGCACTAGTTGATAAAACACCTGAGCAAGCCCGaaatttaattgctaatatGGCACAAATACTCAGCAATTCGGTCTCAGGAG GACATACCATAGATATGTGTCCGACATTACAGGAAGGAGAAGCTAATGCCGTTTTTCCAAATCAGAGAAG TATCTACGACGGAGTACAATTAGGTTCATTAAAAGAAACAGGACTAATAATTCAACTTGCGGATAGGAGTAATGCCTACCCTGATGGCGTCTTAGAAGATGTTCTAGTGCAAGTAAATGAGTTAGTCTTTCTAGCCGATTTCTATGGTTTAGACATGGGACCTAATGATAATTCGATTGATGTACCCTTACTTTTAGGTAGACCTTTCCTTAAGACCGCTAGAACGAAAATTGATGTACATAAAGGGAATTTAACTATGGAATTTGATGGtgagataataaaatttaatatatttgatgctATGAGATATCCCACTGATATTAACTCTGTGTTTGCCCTTGACGTAATTGATAAATTTGTTCAAGATGTTTATGAATTAGGAGAGGATGACGAGTTAAAAAGTGTTCTAGCTAAGAGCATTTTTTATATCGATGAGCATGAATTTATCATTTCTGATTCTTTGATTAATTCAGTTTGTGCATTAGCCTCGCCTCAATTGACACGTTTCAAGCCAATTTTCCCTAGCCTTACGGTGACTGATAAACAAATTCCCTCACTGATTTCACCACCTAAATTGGAGTTAAAAGAGCTGCCcgaaaatttaaagtacatctTTTTAGGTGAAAATCGAACCTTGCCATTAATAGTGTCGAATGCCTTAACCGAAATCCAAGAATCCAAGCTGCTTAGAGTTCTTACGGAGCATAAAGAAGCCTTCGGTTGGACACTAGCTGATATTAGGGGGCTTAGTACGACTTTATGTACACACAAGATAGCCTTAGAACCAAACTCAGTCCCTAAAAGAGACCCCCAACGCCGATTGAATCCACCGATGATGGAG GTTATTTACAGGTACCCATCGCACCTGAGGATCAAGAGAAGACCACTTTCACTTGCCCATTTGGAACTTATGCCTTCAAGAGAATGCCTTTCGGATTGTGCAATGCACCAGCCACGTTCCAACGAG TGTTTGCATCATTTTGTGTTAGTGCTTAGGCGTTGCATTGAGACTAATCtgatattgaattttgagaaatgtcATCTCATGGTTAAGAAAGGTGTAGTGTTGGGGCATGTCGTCTCAGCTAAAGGTTTAGAAGTCGACCAAGACAAAGTTGAGGTGATTAAAAATTTACCTTATCCGA GTAAGGATGTCACATTcgaatttaatgaaaattgtaaaaaatcttttgatgaattgaaaCAAAACTTGATCACGGCACCTATCATTCAAGGACCAAATTATGCATTACCTTTCGAGATTCTATGTGATGCTAGTGATAAGGCTATTGGTGCGGCATTAGGACAAAGAAATGGTAGGCAGTCTTATATTATTAGGTATGCTAGTGAGCTATTAAACCCAGCTCAGTGCAATTACACCACAACTGAGAAAGAACTCTATGCCATAGTCTTtgccttaaaaaaatttagagcgTATTTGCTAGGAGTCAAAATCGTGGTATTTTCTGACCATAGTGCTCTTAAATATTTGTTGCATAAAAAAGAAGCCAAGCCTAGATTGATTAGGTGGATTTTGTTGTTGCAAGAATTCGACttagaaattaaagataagaagGGTAAAGAGAACCTTGTTGCTGATCATTTGAGTAGGATAAAGACTGGAGTTTTAAGGAATGAGCCGAGCGACTTATTTCCCGATGAGAGACTTTATAGTATGTCTTGTGTTTTGCCATGGTATGCTGACATAGTGAACTACTTAGTGACTAAAGAGTTTACCACGAATGCACCTAGgcatttgagagaaaaaattagaagtCAAGCCCGATTTTACTTATGGGAAGAGCCATACCTTTGGCGATTTTGTAGTGACCAAATAATTAGGCGTTGTGTCGATGATAGTGAGATAGGATCGGTGCTTAATTTTTGTCATTCTCGAGAAGGTGGGAGACATTTTGGGCCTAAGAGAACAGCTCATAAGATACTTGAGTGGGTTATTTTGGCTGACTATTCATAA